From the Solanum lycopersicum chromosome 10, SLM_r2.1 genome, one window contains:
- the LOC138339156 gene encoding uncharacterized protein, translating into MFLNILAHHEKNRSIKVDYIRSGWSVSQAFNECLRAILKLTPLFLVNPKPILENEIEDRWKLFKGCLGALDGTYIHIRAPSVYKPRYKTRKGDIATNVLGVCDRNLNFTYVLPGWEGSAADGRVLRDAVVRRNGLKIPEGMPCTYAYKNTKRMMHLIF; encoded by the exons ATGTTCTTAAACATCTTGGCTCATCACGAGAAGAATAGATCTATCAAGGTCGATTATATTAGATCTGGATGGAGCGTAAGTCAAGCTTTTAATGAGTGCTTGAGAGCTATACTCAAACTAACTCCACTGTTCCTTGTCAATCCTAAACCGATCCTTGAAAATGAGATCGAAGATCGATGGAAATTGTTTAAG GGTTGTTTAGGTGCACTAGATGGTACTTACATTCACATTAGAGCTCCATCTGTGTACAAACCAAGATACAAGACAAGGAAGGGAGATATAGCTACTAATGTATTGGGAGTTTGTGATAGAAATCTCAATTTTACTTATGTGTTACCTGGTTGGGAAGGATCAGCTGCTGATGGTCGTGTATTACGAGACGCTGTAGTGCGGCGCAATGGTTTAAAAATTCCCGAGGGTATGCCATGTACATATGCATATAAGAACACAAAAAGAATGatgcatttaattttttga